A section of the Paramisgurnus dabryanus chromosome 4, PD_genome_1.1, whole genome shotgun sequence genome encodes:
- the LOC135746677 gene encoding uncharacterized protein yields MGTPTKVSFDLFQRFLAIIRGTDEGQISITSLKRTDLTHFARSALFSKPEWNTQVWRWFGSILQMWATSGNCLSGSFGSDVHTAGCDCSPLLSPTLDTRVSHSLCNSKPRQLSFECQKHTPGSRSEQHITAFSSNNCLLLITQLSMGCRCKFPLVWCSAVYSCLLSRQPSPSGSTESDPASSGGSSRAVIEGGAGDSHHMADRSPAASPGAMSKLAPDQSME; encoded by the exons ATGGGCACCCCCACAAAAGTTTCATTTGATCTATTCCAACGGTTTCTGGCTATAATCCGTGGTACGGATGAGGGCCAGATCAGCATAACGTCTCTCAAACGGACGGACCTCACTCACTTCGCGCGTTCGGCTCTGTTCAGTAAACCAGAGTGGAACACACAAGTTTGGAGGTGGTTTGGGTCAATATTACAGATGTGGGCCACATCAGGGAACTGTCTTTCTGGAAGCTTTGGTTCTGATGTG CACACAGCAGGATGTGATTGCTCGCCGTTGCTCAGTCCGACACTCGACACGCGCGTTTCACACTCTCTGTGCAACTCCAAACCTCGGCAGCTCAGCTTTGAATGTCAGAAACATACTCCAGGCTCTCGTTCAGAGCAGCACATCACAGCTTTTAGCTCAAACAACTGCTTGTTGCTGATCACTCAACTCTCCATGGGCTGCAGGTGCAAGTTTCCTCTGGTATGGTGTTCTGCAGTGTATT CCTGTCTGCTGTCAAGGCAGCCCTCTCCATCAGGAAGCACTGAGTCTGATCCAGCCTCATCAGGCGGCTCCTCCAGGGCTGTCATAGAGGGCGGGGCAGGGGACTCACACCATATGGCTGACCGAAGCCCTGCAGCCTCCCCAGGGGCGATGAGCAAGCTCGCTCCTGATCAGAGCATGGAGTGA